A region of Argentina anserina chromosome 5, drPotAnse1.1, whole genome shotgun sequence DNA encodes the following proteins:
- the LOC126794029 gene encoding protein NLP4-like isoform X1 produces the protein MEDDVLSPATMLGAPTDSAMDLDFMDELFLDGCWLEATEGPGFPNQSPLNSGAIMDSSFWPTSGTNGNFYANPFQTINQAQTPLFNELQEEAPANIPSSSQTMTDIVKISGQSGNSIIQGHGLSRGIWIGRIENQVSAPSVLERLKMALVYMKDIMRDKNVLVQVWLPVNRGGRRVLTTNDLLSSLDSSCPRLAKYHDISVKYEFSIGGNSKELVEGLPGRVFSAKVPEWTPDVRLFRRDEYPRVGDAKRYDVRGTFALPIFEQGCQTCLGVIEVVTTTQKVQYQPELDSVCKALEAVDLRSSENLNTHTLKQVNKKPYQAVLPEIQEVMKSACETHNLPLAQTWVSCIQQGKDGCRHSDDNYVHCVSTVDHACHVADPPIRGFHEACSEHHLLKGQGIVGRAFMTNQPCFSDDITSSGKTEYPLSHHARMFNLHAAVAIRLRSIHTGSTDFVLEFFLPVDCRDPEEHKKMLTSLSLIIQNLCRSLRVVTDKELEEEIDLPVSEVTIPSDPRPSSIGSFPEMQQTDNDVSIIPKEKARKMPSPRSSKFRPQDLNVKEGVDSVGEFSKIGEGSFSSVGVSKTGEKRRTKAEKAITLEVLRKYFSGNLKDAAKSLGVCSTTLKRICRQHGIKRWPSRKIKKVGHSLEKLQRVIDSVQGASSVFQINSFYTNYPELASPNLSGTSPFSTSKLIDQSRPSDVPPEGGVLSPQATASKSPSSSCSQSSSSSQCCSSKTEQCLPTWSVAGSDDPIGGDNRMLKRVRSEAELNALRQIGVEELMQRSQSHKNLCEQQNLQSFCPPLKYDGQIAQDGAARKVKVTYGDEKTRFRIQNNWRFGDLEQEIAKRFGINDMSRFDIKYLDDDSEWVLLTCDADLDECLEVCRSSRCSTIKLSVQLSRRRLERFLGSGGPS, from the exons atggaagatgatgttttatcaCCAGCTACCATGCTGGGAGCTCCAACTGATTCCGCAATGGATTTAGACTTCATGGATGAATTGTTCTTAGATGGATGCTGGTTGGAAGCAACGGAGGGACCTGGATTTCCTAATCAGAGCCCCCTAAATTCTGGTGCCATCATGGACTCGTCTTTCTGGCCTACATCGGGGACCAATGGAAATTTCTACGCAAATCCTTTTCAGACCATTAATCAAGCTCAGACACCACTGTTTAATGAACTCCAGGAAGAAGCTCCAGCCAATATACCATCTTCTAGCCAGACTATGACAGATATTGTTAAAATCTCCGGTCAGTCAGGAAATTCTATAATCCAAGGTCATGGCCTTAGTAGAGGTATCTGGATTGGTCGCATAGAGAATCAAGTTTCTGCACCGTCTGTGCTGGAGAGATTAAAGATGGCACTTGTGTACATGAAAGATATCATGAGGGACAAAAATGTTCTTGTACAGGTATGGTTGCCAGTGAATAGAGGGGGTAGACGTGTTCTAACAACTAATGATCTACTTTCCTCACTTGATTCTAGCTGTCCAAGGCTTGCCAAGTATCACGACATCTCTGTGAAGTATGAGTTCTCAATTGGAGGAAACTCTAAAGAGTTAGTTGAGGGCTTGCCTGGTCGAGTGTTCTCGGCAAAGGTTCCTGAGTGGACTCCTGATGTTCGATTATTTAGGCGTGATGAGTACCCAAGGGTTGGTGATGCTAAACGGTATGATGTTCGTGGAACTTTTGCCCTCCCAATCTTTGAACAAGGTTGTCAGACTTGCTTGGGTGTAATTGAGGTTGTTACAACCACCCAGAAGGTGCAGTATCAACCTGAGCTTGATAGTGTTTGCAAGGCACTTGAG GCTGTTGATCTTCGGAGTTCAGAAAATCTGAATACTCATACTCTTAAG CAGGTGAATAAAAAGCCCTACCAAGCTGTATTGCCTGAGATTCAAGAGGTTATGAAATCTGCATGTGAAACGCATAACTTGCCCTTGGCACAAACTTGGGTGTCATGTATCCAACAAGGCAAAGATGGTTGCCGACATTCTGATGACAACTACGTTCACTGCGTTTCAACTGTGGATCATGCTTGCCACGTGGCTGATCCCCCTATCCGGGGTTTTCATGAAGCCTGCTCTGAACATCACCTGTTAAAAGGCCAAGGCATAGTTGGGAGAGCTTTCATGACTAATCAACCATGCTTTTCAGATGATATAACTTCCTCTGGTAAAACGGAGTATCCTTTATCTCATCATGCCAGGATGTTTAACTTGCATGCAGCTGTTGCGATACGTCTACGGAGCATCCACACTGGTTCAACTGATTTTGTCCTGGAATTCTTCTTGCCAGTGGATTGCAGGGATCCTGAAGAACACAAGAAGATGCTAACTTCACTGTCTTTGATCATACAAAATCTCTGCCGGAGCTTACGGGTTGTCACAGACAAGGAGTTAGAGGAAGAAATAGATTTGCCAGTCAGTGAAGTGACCATCCCTTCAGATCCCAGGCCTAGTAGTATTGGCTCTTTTCCGGAGATGCAACAGACTGATAATGATGTCTCCATAATCCCAAAGGAAAAGGCAAGGAAGATGCCAAGTCCGAGATCGTCAAAGTTCAGGCCACAagacttgaacgtaaaagaagGTGTTGACAGTGTTGGAGAGTTTTCTAAAATCGGTGAGGGTAGCTTCTCAAGTGTTGGTGTGAGTAAGACAGGAGAGAAAAGGCGTACCAAAGCAGAAAAAGCTATCACCTTGGAAGTTCTTCGAAAATATTTTTCTGGTAACCTGAAAGATGCTGCAAAGAGTCTTGGAG TTTGCTCCACAACCTTGAAAAGGATATGCCGACAACATGGAATCAAACGATGGCCATCTCGGAAAATCAAGAAGGTTGGTCACTCCCTAGAGAAACTGCAGCGTGTAATTGATTCGGTCCAAGGTGCGTCCAGTGTTTTCCAAATCAATTCTTTCTATACAAACTATCCAGAGCTAGCCTCTCCAAATTTGTCTGGGACCAGCCCGTTTTCAACTTCAAAGCTGATTGATCAGTCAAGGCCATCAGATGTGCCACCTGAAGGTGGTGTTTTGAGTCCCCAAGCTACTGCATCAAAATCTCCATCGTCTTCATGTAGTCAGAGTTCCAGTTCAAGCCAGTGCTGTTCCAGCAAGACAGAGCAGTGTCTTCCCACATGGAGCGTCGCAGGTAGTGACGATCCTATTGGTGGAGATAATAGAATGTTGAAGAGGGTCAGAAGTGAAGCAGAGTTGAATGCCCTTCGTCAAATTGGAGTGGAAGAGCTAATGCAAAGATCCCAGAGCCATAAAAATCTCTGTGAGCAACAAAACTTGCAGTCTTTTTGTCCTCCATTGAAATATGATGGCCAGATAGCTCAAGACGGGGCTGCTCGAAAAGTAAAAGTCACATATGGAGATGAGAAAACTCGGTTTCGCATTCAAAATAACTGGAGATTTGGAGATTTGGAGCAAGAAATCGCAAAGCGATTTGGTATAAACGACATGAGTAGATTTGATATCAAGTACTTGGATGATGATTCAGAGTGGGTCTTGTTAACATGTGATGCAGATTTGGATGAGTGCCTTGAAGTATGTCGCTCTTCACGATGTAGTACAATTAAGCTCTCCGTTCAGCTTTCTCGTCGTCGGTTAGAAAGGTTCTTAGGCAGCGGTGGCCCTTCTTGA
- the LOC126794029 gene encoding protein NLP4-like isoform X2, with amino-acid sequence MEDDVLSPATMLGAPTDSAMDLDFMDELFLDGCWLEATEGPGFPNQSPLNSGAIMDSSFWPTSGTNGNFYANPFQTINQAQTPLFNELQEEAPANIPSSSQTMTDIVKISGQSGNSIIQGHGLSRGIWIGRIENQVSAPSVLERLKMALVYMKDIMRDKNVLVQVWLPVNRGGRRVLTTNDLLSSLDSSCPRLAKYHDISVKYEFSIGGNSKELVEGLPGRVFSAKVPEWTPDVRLFRRDEYPRVGDAKRYDVRGTFALPIFEQGCQTCLGVIEVVTTTQKVQYQPELDSVCKALEAVDLRSSENLNTHTLKVNKKPYQAVLPEIQEVMKSACETHNLPLAQTWVSCIQQGKDGCRHSDDNYVHCVSTVDHACHVADPPIRGFHEACSEHHLLKGQGIVGRAFMTNQPCFSDDITSSGKTEYPLSHHARMFNLHAAVAIRLRSIHTGSTDFVLEFFLPVDCRDPEEHKKMLTSLSLIIQNLCRSLRVVTDKELEEEIDLPVSEVTIPSDPRPSSIGSFPEMQQTDNDVSIIPKEKARKMPSPRSSKFRPQDLNVKEGVDSVGEFSKIGEGSFSSVGVSKTGEKRRTKAEKAITLEVLRKYFSGNLKDAAKSLGVCSTTLKRICRQHGIKRWPSRKIKKVGHSLEKLQRVIDSVQGASSVFQINSFYTNYPELASPNLSGTSPFSTSKLIDQSRPSDVPPEGGVLSPQATASKSPSSSCSQSSSSSQCCSSKTEQCLPTWSVAGSDDPIGGDNRMLKRVRSEAELNALRQIGVEELMQRSQSHKNLCEQQNLQSFCPPLKYDGQIAQDGAARKVKVTYGDEKTRFRIQNNWRFGDLEQEIAKRFGINDMSRFDIKYLDDDSEWVLLTCDADLDECLEVCRSSRCSTIKLSVQLSRRRLERFLGSGGPS; translated from the exons atggaagatgatgttttatcaCCAGCTACCATGCTGGGAGCTCCAACTGATTCCGCAATGGATTTAGACTTCATGGATGAATTGTTCTTAGATGGATGCTGGTTGGAAGCAACGGAGGGACCTGGATTTCCTAATCAGAGCCCCCTAAATTCTGGTGCCATCATGGACTCGTCTTTCTGGCCTACATCGGGGACCAATGGAAATTTCTACGCAAATCCTTTTCAGACCATTAATCAAGCTCAGACACCACTGTTTAATGAACTCCAGGAAGAAGCTCCAGCCAATATACCATCTTCTAGCCAGACTATGACAGATATTGTTAAAATCTCCGGTCAGTCAGGAAATTCTATAATCCAAGGTCATGGCCTTAGTAGAGGTATCTGGATTGGTCGCATAGAGAATCAAGTTTCTGCACCGTCTGTGCTGGAGAGATTAAAGATGGCACTTGTGTACATGAAAGATATCATGAGGGACAAAAATGTTCTTGTACAGGTATGGTTGCCAGTGAATAGAGGGGGTAGACGTGTTCTAACAACTAATGATCTACTTTCCTCACTTGATTCTAGCTGTCCAAGGCTTGCCAAGTATCACGACATCTCTGTGAAGTATGAGTTCTCAATTGGAGGAAACTCTAAAGAGTTAGTTGAGGGCTTGCCTGGTCGAGTGTTCTCGGCAAAGGTTCCTGAGTGGACTCCTGATGTTCGATTATTTAGGCGTGATGAGTACCCAAGGGTTGGTGATGCTAAACGGTATGATGTTCGTGGAACTTTTGCCCTCCCAATCTTTGAACAAGGTTGTCAGACTTGCTTGGGTGTAATTGAGGTTGTTACAACCACCCAGAAGGTGCAGTATCAACCTGAGCTTGATAGTGTTTGCAAGGCACTTGAG GCTGTTGATCTTCGGAGTTCAGAAAATCTGAATACTCATACTCTTAAG GTGAATAAAAAGCCCTACCAAGCTGTATTGCCTGAGATTCAAGAGGTTATGAAATCTGCATGTGAAACGCATAACTTGCCCTTGGCACAAACTTGGGTGTCATGTATCCAACAAGGCAAAGATGGTTGCCGACATTCTGATGACAACTACGTTCACTGCGTTTCAACTGTGGATCATGCTTGCCACGTGGCTGATCCCCCTATCCGGGGTTTTCATGAAGCCTGCTCTGAACATCACCTGTTAAAAGGCCAAGGCATAGTTGGGAGAGCTTTCATGACTAATCAACCATGCTTTTCAGATGATATAACTTCCTCTGGTAAAACGGAGTATCCTTTATCTCATCATGCCAGGATGTTTAACTTGCATGCAGCTGTTGCGATACGTCTACGGAGCATCCACACTGGTTCAACTGATTTTGTCCTGGAATTCTTCTTGCCAGTGGATTGCAGGGATCCTGAAGAACACAAGAAGATGCTAACTTCACTGTCTTTGATCATACAAAATCTCTGCCGGAGCTTACGGGTTGTCACAGACAAGGAGTTAGAGGAAGAAATAGATTTGCCAGTCAGTGAAGTGACCATCCCTTCAGATCCCAGGCCTAGTAGTATTGGCTCTTTTCCGGAGATGCAACAGACTGATAATGATGTCTCCATAATCCCAAAGGAAAAGGCAAGGAAGATGCCAAGTCCGAGATCGTCAAAGTTCAGGCCACAagacttgaacgtaaaagaagGTGTTGACAGTGTTGGAGAGTTTTCTAAAATCGGTGAGGGTAGCTTCTCAAGTGTTGGTGTGAGTAAGACAGGAGAGAAAAGGCGTACCAAAGCAGAAAAAGCTATCACCTTGGAAGTTCTTCGAAAATATTTTTCTGGTAACCTGAAAGATGCTGCAAAGAGTCTTGGAG TTTGCTCCACAACCTTGAAAAGGATATGCCGACAACATGGAATCAAACGATGGCCATCTCGGAAAATCAAGAAGGTTGGTCACTCCCTAGAGAAACTGCAGCGTGTAATTGATTCGGTCCAAGGTGCGTCCAGTGTTTTCCAAATCAATTCTTTCTATACAAACTATCCAGAGCTAGCCTCTCCAAATTTGTCTGGGACCAGCCCGTTTTCAACTTCAAAGCTGATTGATCAGTCAAGGCCATCAGATGTGCCACCTGAAGGTGGTGTTTTGAGTCCCCAAGCTACTGCATCAAAATCTCCATCGTCTTCATGTAGTCAGAGTTCCAGTTCAAGCCAGTGCTGTTCCAGCAAGACAGAGCAGTGTCTTCCCACATGGAGCGTCGCAGGTAGTGACGATCCTATTGGTGGAGATAATAGAATGTTGAAGAGGGTCAGAAGTGAAGCAGAGTTGAATGCCCTTCGTCAAATTGGAGTGGAAGAGCTAATGCAAAGATCCCAGAGCCATAAAAATCTCTGTGAGCAACAAAACTTGCAGTCTTTTTGTCCTCCATTGAAATATGATGGCCAGATAGCTCAAGACGGGGCTGCTCGAAAAGTAAAAGTCACATATGGAGATGAGAAAACTCGGTTTCGCATTCAAAATAACTGGAGATTTGGAGATTTGGAGCAAGAAATCGCAAAGCGATTTGGTATAAACGACATGAGTAGATTTGATATCAAGTACTTGGATGATGATTCAGAGTGGGTCTTGTTAACATGTGATGCAGATTTGGATGAGTGCCTTGAAGTATGTCGCTCTTCACGATGTAGTACAATTAAGCTCTCCGTTCAGCTTTCTCGTCGTCGGTTAGAAAGGTTCTTAGGCAGCGGTGGCCCTTCTTGA
- the LOC126794035 gene encoding uncharacterized protein LOC126794035, with protein MGKKMKSKTDRETIVSNPVIDLKSIIHQHSQFMDKLVELIPARFYLPTDDDEKPWFQGLSKPAKASAKKLTKQNIKKARLDRFDPDKISTTTLDLLKQSLEKEKENDDESDSGEMETKPVVPGLDDDDRSVTFEELQQRLRRKIEQFQSGRNCGVSERARKRMERKERYEKGAEDRKRKRETASDEKKPTSTESVDKNVEQEVAEASKGLTFSRVKLGDDDDIGKKKRRLSKAKELERAKQLEEMKKDPEKGKSLLWKTATSRAAGVKIHDDPKLLKQSIKKENKKHQKNAEKWKERVETTQKLKADKQKKRSDNISAKLDEKKKRKIAKREKKLMRPGFEGRKEGYVNGGV; from the coding sequence ATGGGGAAAAAGATGAAGAGTAAAACGGACAGGGAGACTATTGTTTCTAATCCGGTTATTGATTTGAAGTCTATTATCCATCAGCATTCTCAATTCATGGACAagctagttgagctcatcccTGCTAGGTTCTACTTACCCACTGACGATGATGAAAAACCGTGGTTTCAAGGCCTAAGCAAGCCTGCAAAAGCTTCAGCTAAGAAGCTAACAAAGCAAAATATTAAGAAGGCTCGTCTAGATCGATTTGATCCAGATAAGATTTCCACAACAACCCTTGATTTGTTAAAGCAAAGtttggagaaggagaaggagaatgaTGATGAGAGTGATAGTGGTGAAATGGAGACTAAACCTGTGGTGCCTGGTCTGGACGATGATGACAGGTCAGTGACATTTGAAGAACTGCAGCAACGGCTTCGACGTAAAATCGAACAGTTTCAGTCTGGTCGCAACTGTGGAGTTTCTGAGAGAGCAAGGAAGAGGATGGAAAGGAAGGAGAGATATGAGAAAGGCGCTGAGGACAGAAAACGGAAGAGAGAAACTGCATCTGATGAAAAGAAACCTACTAGTACTGAGTCAGTGGACAAGAATGTTGAACAAGAGGTTGCAGAGGCTTCTAAAGGGCTCACATTCAGTCGTGTCAAACTTGGGGATGATGATGACAttggaaagaagaagagaagactGTCAAAGGCGAAGGAGCTTGAGAGGGCCAAACAGttggaagaaatgaagaaagacCCAGAGAAAGGCAAGTCTCTCTTGTGGAAAACAGCAACTAGTAGAGCTGCTGGGGTTAAGATTCATGATGATCCAAAGTTGCTGAAACAAAGCATTAAAAAGGAGAACAAGAAGCATCAGAAGAATGCTGAGAAATGGAAGGAAAGGGTTGAAACCACACAAAAGTTAAAGGCGGACAAACAGAAGAAGAGATCTGATAATATATCAGCAAAACTTGATGAGAAGAAAAAGCGCAAAATTgcaaagagagagaagaaactAATGCGGCCAGGATTCGAAGGTCGCAAAGAAGGTTATGTCAATGGGGGTGTATAA
- the LOC126794026 gene encoding uncharacterized protein LOC126794026, with amino-acid sequence MALLRLRLLVISLSLFQVLWILLPVVLAQNSMTSNATRHSEGFCAMYDLCGKRTDGKVLNCPYGTPSVKPNDLLSSKIQSLCPTITGNVCCTAEQFDTLRASVQQAIPFLVGCPACLRNFLNLFCELTCSPNQSLFINVTTINKVNNNMTVGGIDFYINDAFGAGLYESCKDVKFGTMNSRAMEFIGAGAQNFQEWYTFLGRQAAPNMPGSPYAIRFQSNATDTSGMVPMNVSTYSCGDNSLGCSCGDCPSSTVCSNTAAPVYPQNGSCAVKIGSIKAKCIDLSVAVLYIVLVSVILGWGFYHWSRKQSPASRTKPLGKNVVDDGEVQSISREKNENPPMQVLEDPPHIRNSIQLSIVQGYMSKFYRGYGKWVARNPVKVLGSSSAIVLLLCLGLISFKVETRPEKLWVGPGSKAAEERQFFDSHLAPFYRIEQLILATMPDGKHGKTPSIVTEDNIKLLFEIQKKVDGIKANYSGSMVSLADICMKPLDQDCASQSVIQYFKLDSENYDNYGGIEHLTYCFEHYSSADTCMSAYKAPLDPSTALGGFSGKNYSEASAFLITYPVNNAISNDGNETERAVAWEKAFIELAKGELLQMVQSKNLTLSFSSESSVEEELKRESTADAITILISYLVMFAYISLTLGDSPRLSSFYISSKVLLGLSGVVLVMLSVLGSVGFFSAIGVKSTLIIMEVIPFLVLAVGVDNMCILVHAVKRQPLMLPLEVRMSNALVEVGPSITLASISEVLAFAVGSFIPMPACRVFSMFAALAVLLDFLLQVTAFVALIVLDFRRTEDKRVDCFPCMKVSSYTNSDKGTEERKLGLLARYMKDIHAPILSLWVVKIVVISMFVAFSLASIALCTRIQPGLEQKIVLPQDSYLQGYFNNISEYLRIGPPLYFVVKNYNYSSKSRHTNQLCSISQCDSDSLLNEIARASLIPESSYVAKPAASWLDDFLVWISPEAFGCCRKFTNATYCPPDDQPPCCSSSDSSCSLGGVCRDCTTCFRHSDLHNGRPSTTQFKEKLPWFLDALPSSDCAKGGHGAYTSSVELKGYESGIIQASSFRTYHTPLNKQNDYVNSMRAARELCSRISDSLKIEIFPYSVFYMFFEQYLDIWKTALMSLSIAIGAVFIVCLVVTCSLWSSAIILLVLAMIVVDLMGVMAILHIQLNAVSVVNLVMAVGISVEFCVHMTHAFSVSMGDRDQRIKEALATMGASVFSGITLTKLVGVIVLCFSRTEVFVVYYFQMYLALVLLGFLHGLVFLPVVLSMFGPPSRCVLKEQQQEQ; translated from the exons ATGGCGCTCCTCCGCCTACGCCTCCTCGTaatttccctctctctcttccag GTGTTATGGATACTACTACCTGTGGTTCTTGCTCAGAATTCTATGACCTCAAATGCAACAAG GCATTCTGAAGGATTTTGCGCTATGTATGACTTATGCGGTAAACGTACTGATGGAAAAGTATTGAACTGTCCGTACGGCACCCCGTCTGTAAAG CCAAATGACTTGCTTTCATCCAAGATACAAAGCTTGTGTCCAACAATTACTGGAAATGTATGTTGTACAGCAGAGCAATTTGACACATTACGAGCATCGGTTCAGCAA GCAATTCCCTTTCTTGTAGGTTGTCCAGCATGCTTAAGAAACTTCTTGAACCTCTTCTGTGAGCTTACCTGCTCTCCAAATCAGAGTTTATTTATCAATGTGACCACTATAAACAAG GTAAATAACAATATGACTGTTGGAGGAATTGATTTTTACATAAATGATGCTTTTGGTGCGGGGTTGTATGAATCCTGCAAGGATGTCAAATTTGGTACCATGAATTCTCGAGCCATGGAATTCATTGGTGCTGGTGCTCAAAATTTCCAAG AGTGGTATACTTTTCTTGGTAGACAAGCAGCTCCTAATATGCCAGGTTCACCATATGCCATCCGATTCCAGTCAAATGCTACTGACACATCCGGGATGGTACCTATGAATGTATCTACTTATTCTTGTGGTGATAACTCACTGGGCTGTTCTTGCGGTGATTGCCCCTCATCCACAGTTTGTTCTAACACAGCTGCTCCAGTTTACCCCCAAAACGGGTCATGTGCAGTGAAAATTGGTTCTATTAAG GCCAAATGTATTGACCTTTCTGTTGCAGTTCTATATATCGTTCTGGTTTCTGTGATTCTTGGGTGGGGTTTTTATCATTGGTCTAGGAAGCAAAGCCCGGCTTCTAGGACAAAACCGTTGGGGAAAAATGTAGTGGATGATGGTGAAGTTCAGTCTATAAGCAgggaaaagaatgaaaatccTCCAATGCAG GTGCTTGAAGATCCTCCCCACATACGAAACAGTATTCAACTTTCAATTGTGCAAGGATATATGTCAAAATTTTACAG GGGATATGGGAAGTGGGTTGCTAGAAATCCAGTCAAAGTGTTGGGTTCATCATCAGCTATAGTTCTTCTGCTTTGCCTCGGTCTTATCAGTTTCAAGGTGGAAACAAGGCCTGAGAAG CTATGGGTAGGGCCGGGGAGTAAAGCAGCAGAGGAGAGGCAATTTTTTGATAGTCACCTAGCCCCGTTTTACAGAATTGAGCAG CTTATACTAGCAACAATGCCGGATGGCAAGCATGGCAAGACACCTAGTATTGTAACAGAGGACAACATTAAGTTACTCTTTGAGATACAAAAGAAG GTTGATGGAATTAAAGCAAATTATTCCGGGTCAATGGTATCTCTTGCTGATATCTGCATGAAGCCACTAGACCAAGATTGCGCCAGTCAAAGTGTCATACAG TATTTCAAATTGGATTCTGAAAATTATGACAATTATGGTGGGATTGAGCACCTAACATATTGTTTTGAG CACTATTCGTCTGCTGACACATGCATGAGTGCTTATAAAGCTCCTCTTGATCCCAGCACTGCATTAGGTGGTTTCTCTGGGAAAAACTATTCAGAG GCATCGGCGTTTTTGATAACTTATCCTGTAAATAATGCTATTAGTAACGATGGTAATGAAACTGAAAGAGCAGTCGCATGGGAGAAGGCTTTTATTGAGTTAGCAAAG GGTGAGTTGTTGCAAATGGTGCAATCTAAAAATTTAACACTATCTTTCTCATCGGAGAGTTCCGTCGAGGAAGAACTCAAGAGAGAAAGCACTGCAGATGCCATTACAATATTG ATAAGCTATCTTGTGATGTTCGCTTATATTTCTCTTACTCTGGGTGACTCTCCTCGTTTGTCTTCCTTTTACATTTCTTCAAAG GTATTGCTAGGTCTTTCTGGAGTTGTTCTTGTCATGCTCTCTGTTCTTGGATCAGTGGGATTTTTCAGTGCCATTGGAGTTAAATCTACCCTAATTATTATGGAAGTCATCCCATTTCTTGTTCTAGCT GTTGGGGTAGATAATATGTGCATATTGGTTCATGCTGTCAAACGGCAACCATTGATGTTGCCTTTAGAAGTGCGAATGAGCAATGCACTTGTGGAAGTTGGACCATCCATAACTCTTGCTAGTATATCAGAAGTTTTAGCATTTGCAGTTGGCAGCTTTATTCCTATGCCAGCCTGTCGCGTGTTCTCCATGTTTGCTG CCCTAGCTGTTCTTTTGGACTTCCTCCTTCAAGTTACTGCTTTTGTAGCTCTAATTGTTCTTGATTTTCGCCGAACTGAGGATAAGAGGGTTGATTGTTTCCCATGTATGAAAGTTTCATCATATACCAACTCTGATAAAG GCActgaagaaagaaaacttgGGTTGCTGGCACGCTATATGAAG GATATCCATGCTCCCATTCTGAGTCTTTGGGTTGTTAAGATAGTAGTGATTTCTATGTTTGTTGCCTTTTCACTGGCTAGCATT GCATTGTGCACCAGAATTCAACCTGGTTTGGAACAAAAAATTGTTCTTCCCCAAGATTCCTATCTTCAG GGTTATTTCAATAATATATCAGAGTACCTTCGAATAGGACCCCCATTGTATTTTGTTGTGAAGAACTACAACTATAG TTCAAAATCACGACATACAAATCAATTGTGCTCCATTAGCCAATGCGATTCAGATTCTCTGTTGAATGAG ATTGCAAGAGCATCCTTAATTCCAGAATCAAGTTATGTTGCTAAGCCTGCTGCTTCATGGCTTGATGATTTTCTTGTGTGGATATCCCCGGAAGCTTTTGGGTGCTGTCGGAAGTTTACAAATGCAACTTATTGTCCTCCTGATGATCAG CCTCCTTGCTGTTCTTCCTCTGATAGTTCCTGTAGCCTGGGTGGAGTATGCAGAGATTGTACTACG TGTTTCCGTCACTCGGATCTGCATAACGGCCGTCCATCCACGACACAATTTAAGGAAAAACTTCCATGGTTCCTTGATGCTCTGCCCTCTTCAGATTGTGCGAAAGGTGGCCATGGAGCTTACACAAGCAGTGTAGAATTGAAAG GGTATGAAAGTGGCATTATTCAAGCATCATCATTCCGTACATATCATACACCTCTCAACAAACAG AATGACTATGTAAACTCGATGAGGGCTGCTCGAGAGCTTTGTTCGAGAATTTCGGATTCTTTGAAG ATTGAGATATTCCCATATTCGGTGTTTTACATGTTCTTTGAGCAGTACCTTGATATTTGGAAAACAGCACTTATGAGTCTTTCTATAGCTATCG GTGCTGTATTTATCGTGTGCCTAGTCGTCACTTGCAG CTTGTGGAGTTCGGCAATTATCCTATTGGTGTTGGCAATGATCGTTGTAGATCTCATG GGCGTGATGGCAATTCTTCACATTCAGTTAAATGCAGTCTCAGTTGTTAACCTTGTTATGGCAGTTGGCATTTCTGTTGAGTTTTGTGTGCATATGACACATGCTTTCTCG GTTAGCATGGGAGATAGAGATCAACGAATAAAGGAGGCTCTGGCTACAATGGGTGCATCTGTCTTCAG TGGAATCACACTTACAAAGTTGGTTGGGGTTATTGTACTTTGTTTCTCAAGAACAGAAGTCTTTGTG GTTTATTACTTTCAAATGTATCTAGCACTAGTTCTTCTTGGTTTCTTACATGGGCTTGTATTTTTGCCG GTGGTGTTGAGCATGTTTGGTCCCCCTTCAAGATGTGTGCTCAAGGAACAGCAACAAGAACAATAA